The nucleotide sequence ACATTGTCAAAGCAATGGATCCATTTTTTACGTTCCGACCTCTGTCCTCCAACATCATACATATGGATCGGTAAACCAGGACCCATCAGAAACCTGAAATCATAAATACCAGACGTTTTCTTTCTGGTTCTTAATATATCATTTGTAGTAGGAATgtaattcttcttggtgatacGCATAATATCTGATAAAAAGTAATTGGAAGAATCAATCAAATAGAAATCTGCCAGGTGATACTTGATGAATTCCTTGACTTTAGGGTTGGAATAGGCCTTGTTAATTTTTAATGCAATTTGTTCGTTGAAAGGATCTTTGGAGTTAATATTCACTTCGTAATCGAGTATGTCGTTTAAATCATTATAGGACAACAAAGTGTCATCTTTGTCCTTTTCACTTGCATCTTCGACCTTGCGAATCAATTGTGGTTCCAAGTCGACAATGGCATTGATTATCAGTTTGATACAATCCATGACATTCTTGTACACAAATGGTTTATATTCCAAGAGTTCTTCCTTGCTGTAACCATTCTGATGTAAAATCTTCATTTGCTTAACAATGGTAGACTTTCCACTTTCACCAGAAcccaacaacaacacctTTACTTCTTTATTCAACTGGTTACCAGCTTGATTGTTATTACCGGTGGGGAGGCCGGAACCGGCCGATTCGCTATTCCCCAACTGGTTCTTTTCGTTATAGCGAGTTGAATCATCATTACTCGAATCGCTAGAATTGTTATGTTCTTTGGTGGCCGGAATGACCACAGGACCCGAAACAGCCTCGGATTGACGAGTTCTTGCGATCGTGGTATTAGTATGACTCTGACCTGACGCCTTTAGATTGGTATTAACCTTTGATTGAGCACCGGAACCGGCTGGTGCATcagaagacttggaaacaCACGCTCCCATATTTCTCTCTTACACAGATGTAAAGGATCTGAGATTATTGAAAAAGGCAAAAACGACCTTAAAAAATCGCTCCCAAAATTAATTTCGTATTATCAAACGGGAGGGTCAAGTGGGTTTTATATTTtccttgaaaaattttgaCCATTATGAATTTCCTCACTGGCCAAAACTCAAAATGCCAGTCGAGCCAGTGGTCTATGTACACGAAAAAAATACCTTATGACTATTTTTTCCCAAAGCATGACCTCTGGCACTTTACGCCAACAAGATAAAGAGGGGGCACACTTTGTACAAACAGAGCTACTATTTATATCCGCTTATTCCTAAATAATATATGTTGTAGTCCCGTGAGCTCCCGCCTTGAGTGATACTCGCGTGCCTCGTCTATGTATGACAGAATAAATGCCTAATGATACAAAAAAGTAGGTATACAGTATTTGGCTTTACAAGCTGAATCATGGCTACGGGTGCTCATATTTGACATATATATGGCATgtttttttattttttaGCCAAAGATCTGATCTTCTATTCGCTTACATTTGTGCTTCCCTTGATTCGTGAATTTTGCAGCAACTGATAGGTGAGCGATATGAAATTTAACAAGTATTTGCGGAATAATGTGTGAACAGCCGATTTCGGGCTCGTAGTCTTGGCGATAGTACCTTGAGAAGGCATTGCAATAAACAACTAATATTAGGTTTTAATACAACCAGCAAGCAAAAAATAATTGAACCAAACTAGCGCCGCCCGGTTTCGATCCGGGGACATCAGGGTTATGAGCCCTGCGCGCTTCCACTGCGCCACGGCGCTCAATCTTAAATTTATTTGGGCTCACTTTGTCACGAAAATAATGTGGAAAAGCAATAAAGAATTAGGTAACACTTATGATAATTTTGTTGTATACATGAGGGTCTAAGAAGCAGTACTTGCTCCATAGCATAAGAAATATTTACCGATCAGTTACCTGTATACTGATGAATGCTATAAATAACTGACATTTGATTTACACTGTTTCACTTGTGAGCGCTTAACTAGTCTCGTTTAGGCAGAAATAGCTAAACCAAGTTTCATTTCAAACTGCAAATCACCCCACTCTCCAAACTTTTA is from Yamadazyma tenuis chromosome 6, complete sequence and encodes:
- the GPA2 gene encoding Guanine nucleotide-binding protein alpha-2 subunit (EggNog:ENOG503NVBY; COG:D,T), whose protein sequence is MGACVSKSSDAPAGSGAQSKVNTNLKASGQSHTNTTIARTRQSEAVSGPVVIPATKEHNNSSDSSNDDSTRYNEKNQLGNSESAGSGLPTGNNNQAGNQLNKEVKVLLLGSGESGKSTIVKQMKILHQNGYSKEELLEYKPFVYKNVMDCIKSIINAIVDLEPQLIRKVEDASEKDKDDTLLSYNDLNDILDYEVNINSKDPFNEQIALKINKAYSNPKVKEFIKYHSADFYLIDSSNYFLSDIMRITKKNYIPTTNDILRTRKKTSGIYDFRFSMGPGLPIHMYDVGGQRSERKKWIHCFDNVTLIIFCVALSEYDQVLLEENSQNRLEESLTLFDSVVNSRWFARTSIVLFLNKIDVFAEKLPYSPLENYFPDYSGGNNINKAAKYILWRFTQVSRSGLNIYPHVTQATDTSNIELVFAAVKETILENSLKDSGLL